In a single window of the Streptomyces sp. NBC_00285 genome:
- a CDS encoding SDR family NAD(P)-dependent oxidoreductase — MAGNGALSGAVIAVAGAGGPAGRAALVRLAEAGATVVGADNDPVRLAEAVGAARDAGGGATVTGEPVDLLDLKSTRDWAAGIEKDFGRVDGVVHLVGGWRGSETFVKTSLDDWDFLELLLIRTVQHTSLAFSEVLQRSDRGRYVLISAAGATRPTAGNAAYAAAKAAAEVWTLAMADFFRKAGAGAELTSAATILVVKALVHEAMRAERPNAKFAGFTDVKDLAAAIAEVWEKPAEEVNGNRLWLTEKP; from the coding sequence ATGGCGGGGAACGGAGCTCTCAGCGGTGCGGTGATCGCGGTGGCCGGAGCGGGCGGGCCCGCGGGGCGCGCGGCACTCGTCCGGCTGGCCGAGGCGGGCGCGACCGTCGTCGGCGCGGACAACGATCCCGTCCGGCTCGCGGAGGCGGTGGGCGCGGCCAGGGACGCGGGCGGCGGTGCCACCGTCACCGGGGAGCCCGTCGACCTGCTCGACCTGAAGTCCACGCGGGACTGGGCCGCCGGCATCGAGAAGGACTTCGGCCGGGTCGACGGCGTGGTCCACCTCGTGGGCGGCTGGCGTGGCAGTGAGACCTTCGTCAAGACCAGCCTCGACGACTGGGACTTCCTGGAGCTGCTGCTCATCCGCACCGTGCAGCACACGTCCCTCGCGTTCTCCGAGGTGCTCCAGCGCAGTGACCGGGGCCGCTATGTGCTGATCAGCGCGGCGGGCGCGACCAGGCCCACCGCGGGCAACGCCGCCTACGCCGCCGCCAAGGCGGCCGCCGAGGTCTGGACGCTCGCCATGGCCGACTTCTTCCGTAAGGCGGGGGCGGGTGCGGAGCTCACCTCGGCGGCCACCATCCTGGTGGTGAAGGCGTTGGTGCACGAGGCGATGCGCGCCGAGCGTCCCAACGCGAAGTTCGCGGGCTTCACGGACGTCAAGGACCTCGCGGCGGCCATCGCCGAGGTCTGGGAGAAGCCCGCCGAAGAAGTGAACGGAAACCGTCTGTGGCTCACCGAGAAGCCGTGA
- a CDS encoding DUF6421 family protein codes for MTEILAQATSGDHVPPMTRVVEHPAWPVLKDAVERIRPWQSKDGSIDFEAEGAPGRADAEAAVRRVVDSVEELSPLLAHDADYHGALVKDLRRWAEGGFEVPDFLDSLLAFQPAVARADGLQHLVVFPMYTQNGNPDRNLEAVVLRMVWPDWLAELERTRYDNPLFCGIKFEDFTAGYDTNSAVLFPETIAVREAPERFSWGGIFCDREAARFRRVTEAAVDILGVELPGDIAAMVHDQTRCEEAFVLWDMVHDRTHSHGDLPFDPFMIKQRQPFWMYGLEELRCDLTAFREAVKLEADGVPQARDVQYAVLFDRMFRFPVTGERVRNYDGLGGQLLFAYLRKHDVVRWTDNKLFIDWQRAPQVTNQLCADIEQLYRDGIDRPKLVHWFAGYELVSTYLAPHPGSRWAKGPDALDLSLPPRKLVDDVLPDEFPLSMFYEALSKKLKNVIASTRGITAESAARAAA; via the coding sequence ATGACGGAAATTCTTGCGCAGGCGACTTCGGGGGACCACGTTCCCCCCATGACCAGGGTGGTGGAGCACCCGGCATGGCCTGTGCTCAAGGATGCCGTGGAGCGGATCCGGCCATGGCAGTCCAAGGACGGGTCGATCGACTTCGAGGCAGAGGGAGCGCCGGGACGTGCGGACGCCGAGGCTGCCGTACGGCGTGTCGTCGACAGCGTCGAGGAGCTGTCCCCGCTGCTTGCGCACGACGCCGACTACCACGGGGCCCTCGTGAAGGACCTCCGGCGCTGGGCCGAGGGAGGCTTCGAGGTGCCCGACTTCCTCGACTCCCTGCTGGCCTTCCAGCCCGCCGTGGCTCGCGCCGACGGCCTCCAGCACCTGGTCGTCTTCCCGATGTACACGCAGAACGGCAACCCCGACCGCAACCTCGAAGCGGTCGTACTGCGCATGGTCTGGCCCGACTGGCTGGCCGAACTGGAACGCACCCGCTACGACAACCCGCTGTTCTGCGGCATCAAGTTCGAGGACTTCACGGCCGGCTACGACACCAACTCCGCCGTCCTCTTCCCGGAGACCATCGCCGTACGCGAGGCACCGGAACGCTTCTCCTGGGGCGGCATCTTCTGCGACCGGGAGGCCGCCCGCTTCCGCCGGGTCACCGAGGCCGCCGTCGACATCCTCGGTGTGGAACTTCCCGGGGACATCGCCGCGATGGTGCACGACCAGACGCGCTGCGAGGAGGCCTTCGTCCTGTGGGACATGGTCCACGACCGCACCCACAGCCACGGCGACCTGCCCTTCGACCCGTTCATGATCAAGCAGCGCCAGCCCTTCTGGATGTACGGCCTCGAGGAGCTGCGTTGTGACCTCACCGCCTTCAGGGAGGCCGTGAAGCTGGAGGCCGACGGCGTCCCGCAGGCCCGTGACGTGCAGTACGCGGTCCTCTTCGACCGCATGTTCCGCTTCCCCGTCACCGGTGAGCGGGTGCGCAACTACGACGGCCTCGGCGGCCAGCTCCTCTTCGCCTACCTGCGCAAGCACGACGTGGTCCGCTGGACCGACAACAAGCTGTTCATCGACTGGCAGCGCGCCCCGCAGGTCACCAACCAGCTGTGCGCCGACATCGAGCAGCTCTACCGCGACGGCATCGACCGCCCGAAGCTCGTCCACTGGTTCGCCGGGTACGAGCTCGTCTCCACCTATCTGGCACCGCACCCGGGCTCCAGGTGGGCCAAGGGTCCCGACGCCCTCGACCTGTCCCTGCCGCCCCGGAAACTCGTCGATGACGTGCTTCCGGACGAGTTTCCGCTGAGCATGTTCTATGAGGCCCTCTCCAAGAAGCTGAAGAACGTGATCGCCTCCACCCGGGGCATCACCGCGGAGAGTGCCGCGCGGGCCGCCGCGTGA
- a CDS encoding glycerophosphodiester phosphodiesterase, whose translation MNFLTIGHRGVMGTEPENTLRSFTAAQQAGLDVIELDLHLSKDGALVVMHDIDVDRTTDGTGLIAEKTLSELRALDAGRGERVPVFEEVLDAVRSPLQAEIKDTAAARALAEVMLRRDLVSRVEVSSFHDEAIAEIGRLVPGVRTALIGSRFGPDIVERAVEAGAETVCLNIRRLTLEVVEAARKADLKIIGWVVNTQDHLRLVRALELDGATTDYPEIKRTGRFTA comes from the coding sequence TTGAACTTCCTTACCATCGGTCATCGCGGAGTCATGGGTACCGAACCCGAGAACACCCTCCGTTCGTTCACCGCCGCCCAGCAGGCCGGCCTCGACGTCATCGAACTCGACCTGCACCTCAGCAAGGACGGCGCGCTCGTCGTCATGCACGACATCGACGTGGACCGCACGACCGACGGCACCGGCCTGATCGCCGAGAAGACCCTCAGCGAACTGCGCGCCCTGGACGCGGGCCGCGGGGAGCGCGTCCCGGTGTTCGAGGAGGTCCTGGACGCCGTGCGGTCGCCGCTCCAGGCCGAGATCAAGGACACCGCGGCGGCCCGGGCGCTGGCCGAGGTCATGCTCCGGCGGGACCTCGTCTCCCGGGTCGAGGTGTCCTCGTTCCACGACGAGGCGATCGCCGAGATCGGCCGGCTGGTGCCCGGCGTGAGGACCGCGCTGATCGGCAGCCGGTTCGGCCCCGACATCGTGGAGCGCGCTGTCGAGGCCGGCGCGGAGACCGTCTGCCTGAACATCCGCCGGCTGACCCTGGAGGTCGTGGAGGCCGCCCGCAAGGCGGACCTGAAGATCATCGGCTGGGTCGTCAACACCCAGGACCATCTGCGGCTGGTGCGAGCCCTGGAGCTGGACGGCGCCACGACCGACTACCCGGAGATCAAACGCACCGGCCGCTTCACCGCCTGA
- a CDS encoding GNAT family N-acetyltransferase, producing the protein METTAGLTFRDATGADVDALVALVESAYRGDDSRAGWTTEADILDGQRTDPEGVRAVVESPDSRLLTVERDGLLVACCQLEHRGTHAYFGMFAVSPVLQGGGLGKVIIAEAERIARETWGVTEMHMTVISVRDDLIAWYERRGYRRTGQMTPFPYGDERFGIPQRDDLQFELLVKPLV; encoded by the coding sequence ATGGAGACCACCGCCGGACTCACCTTCCGTGACGCCACCGGCGCCGACGTGGACGCCCTCGTCGCGCTCGTCGAGTCGGCGTACCGCGGGGACGACAGCCGGGCCGGGTGGACCACCGAGGCGGACATCCTCGACGGGCAGCGGACGGACCCGGAGGGTGTGCGCGCGGTCGTCGAGTCGCCCGACAGCCGGCTGCTGACGGTGGAGCGGGACGGCCTGCTCGTGGCCTGCTGCCAGCTCGAACACCGGGGCACTCACGCGTACTTCGGGATGTTCGCGGTCAGCCCCGTCCTCCAGGGCGGCGGCCTCGGCAAGGTGATCATCGCCGAGGCGGAGCGGATCGCCCGCGAGACCTGGGGCGTCACCGAGATGCACATGACCGTGATCTCCGTGCGGGACGACCTCATCGCCTGGTACGAGCGGCGCGGCTACCGCCGTACGGGACAGATGACGCCCTTCCCGTACGGCGACGAGCGCTTCGGCATCCCGCAGCGCGACGACCTGCAGTTCGAACTGCTGGTCAAGCCGCTGGTGTGA
- a CDS encoding VOC family protein — MVHVLSGRILLRPTDPERSRVFYGDQLGLSVYREFGTGPERGTVYFLGGGFLELSGRSSQAPPAADVRLWLQVADVTSAHEELLAKGVEIVRPPVREPWGLVEMWVADPDGTPIVLVEVPTDHPIRYRPGI, encoded by the coding sequence ATGGTGCACGTACTGAGCGGCCGTATCCTGCTGCGGCCCACCGATCCGGAGCGTTCCCGGGTCTTCTACGGCGATCAGCTGGGCCTCTCCGTGTACCGCGAGTTCGGCACCGGACCGGAGCGGGGCACCGTCTACTTCCTCGGCGGCGGTTTCCTGGAACTGTCGGGACGGTCGTCGCAGGCGCCACCGGCCGCGGACGTACGGCTGTGGCTCCAGGTCGCGGACGTGACCTCGGCGCACGAGGAGCTGCTGGCCAAGGGCGTCGAGATCGTCCGGCCGCCGGTGAGGGAGCCATGGGGGCTGGTCGAGATGTGGGTGGCGGATCCGGACGGGACGCCGATCGTGCTGGTGGAGGTCCCCACCGACCACCCGATCCGCTACCGGCCCGGGATCTGA